Proteins encoded together in one Microbacterium oxydans window:
- a CDS encoding DsbA family protein translates to MSSDETPNVPTPRNSREAVREKAQQVHAQQSRARLMRRIIIGAVAIVAVGAIGTAVTLAVSAQVSKPRLTPTGMQSDGVVLTDITSVAGSEEVPASPDPEATETGASASPTPQPTSSEKVDIHVYVDYLSPDAGKFERANARQLAGWINENAVTVSYHPVALLTASSNGTKYSLRAAAAAACVATHSPAQFYRFNHDLLDKQPDVGSDGLSDEDLADLAGAVGVDNSKTVRSCIEDGDFVSWAKEATTRALDGPLAGSDDLVLTAGAMIVANGEAYVGALEDPAEFSQFVLSVASDASRATETPTPAPTDTSTPAP, encoded by the coding sequence ATGTCGAGCGACGAAACGCCGAACGTCCCCACACCCCGCAATTCTCGCGAGGCCGTGCGGGAGAAGGCCCAGCAGGTGCACGCCCAGCAGTCACGGGCGCGTCTCATGCGACGGATCATCATCGGCGCGGTCGCGATCGTCGCGGTGGGTGCGATCGGCACCGCGGTGACGCTCGCGGTGTCGGCTCAGGTCTCCAAGCCGCGGCTCACCCCGACCGGCATGCAGTCCGACGGCGTCGTCCTCACCGACATCACCTCCGTCGCAGGATCCGAAGAGGTCCCCGCGAGCCCGGACCCCGAAGCGACGGAGACCGGCGCGTCCGCCTCGCCGACCCCGCAGCCGACGTCCTCCGAGAAGGTCGACATCCACGTCTACGTCGACTACCTCTCCCCGGACGCCGGCAAGTTCGAGCGTGCCAACGCCCGCCAACTCGCCGGATGGATCAACGAGAACGCGGTCACGGTCAGCTACCACCCGGTCGCGCTGCTCACCGCCAGCTCCAACGGGACGAAGTACTCGCTGCGCGCGGCGGCCGCTGCGGCCTGCGTCGCGACGCACTCGCCGGCGCAGTTCTACCGGTTCAACCACGACCTGCTCGACAAGCAGCCGGACGTCGGCAGCGACGGCCTCTCCGACGAGGATCTCGCGGACCTGGCCGGTGCGGTCGGCGTCGACAACAGCAAGACCGTCCGGTCGTGCATCGAGGACGGCGACTTCGTGAGCTGGGCGAAGGAGGCGACGACTCGCGCTCTGGACGGTCCGCTCGCGGGATCCGATGACCTCGTGCTGACGGCGGGCGCGATGATCGTCGCGAACGGCGAAGCGTATGTCGGCGCCCTCGAAGACCCCGCCGAGTTCTCGCAGTTCGTCCTCAGCGTCGCGAGCGACGCGTCGCGCGCGACCGAGACGCCGACGCCGGCGCCGACCGACACGTCGACCCCCGCCCCGTAG
- a CDS encoding LCP family protein: MARDRTFRRTTVSRHGQQHTPGPLSQLMKLVGIALAVVLVSGAGVAAFVVSDLYRTATADAVELEGQRPVPPDIREYEGGFNLLLMGLDVCEPEYAHLFPGRCDGPDAEGDLNDVNLLVHVSEEPRRITAVSLPRDLMIPIPECTREDGSKTSAMSKQPLNSAYMYGGINCVATTVTELTGQSIDFAASVTFGGVIEITNAIGGVDVCLASPIRDYHTRLDLAAGTHTLQGYEALQFLRTRHGVGDGGDLSRIGNQQQYMSNLAKKLISGEVLGDVPTMLRLSNAALSNIQASSSLTNPMTLVQIGLAVKDVSFEDIVFLQYPSSTDPDNPNRVVPNYGSAQVMWDAIAANQRLEVTHKNTSNDGVIIEEPTTPAEETPSTETPIALPDDIKGNSAAQSTCSNGRVD, encoded by the coding sequence GTGGCGCGAGACAGGACATTCCGGAGGACGACGGTCTCCCGGCACGGGCAGCAGCACACCCCCGGCCCGCTCAGCCAGCTGATGAAGCTCGTCGGCATCGCCCTGGCCGTCGTGCTGGTGAGCGGCGCAGGCGTCGCCGCATTCGTGGTCTCGGATCTCTACCGGACGGCGACCGCCGACGCGGTGGAGCTCGAGGGGCAGCGCCCCGTCCCGCCGGACATCCGCGAGTACGAAGGCGGATTCAATCTGCTGCTCATGGGTCTGGACGTGTGCGAGCCCGAGTACGCGCATCTGTTCCCCGGCAGATGCGACGGACCTGATGCCGAAGGCGATCTGAACGACGTCAACCTGCTCGTGCATGTCTCGGAGGAGCCAAGACGCATCACGGCCGTGAGCCTGCCCCGCGACCTCATGATCCCGATTCCCGAGTGCACGCGAGAGGACGGCAGCAAGACCTCGGCGATGAGCAAACAGCCGCTCAACAGCGCCTACATGTACGGCGGCATCAACTGCGTGGCAACGACCGTCACGGAGCTCACAGGTCAGAGCATCGACTTCGCGGCGTCCGTGACCTTCGGCGGAGTCATCGAGATCACCAACGCGATCGGCGGAGTGGACGTCTGCCTGGCCTCGCCGATCCGGGATTACCACACCCGCCTCGATCTGGCAGCGGGCACCCACACCCTGCAGGGATACGAGGCACTGCAGTTCCTCCGGACCCGCCACGGTGTGGGCGATGGAGGCGACCTCAGCCGCATCGGCAACCAGCAGCAGTACATGTCCAACCTCGCGAAGAAGCTGATCAGCGGTGAGGTGCTCGGCGACGTGCCGACGATGCTCCGGCTCTCCAATGCGGCCCTGAGCAACATCCAGGCGAGCAGTTCGCTGACGAACCCGATGACGCTCGTCCAGATCGGCCTCGCGGTGAAGGATGTCTCGTTCGAGGACATCGTCTTCCTGCAGTACCCGTCGTCGACCGACCCGGACAACCCCAACAGAGTCGTGCCGAACTACGGGTCCGCGCAGGTCATGTGGGACGCGATCGCCGCGAACCAGCGCCTGGAAGTGACCCACAAGAACACCAGCAACGACGGCGTCATCATCGAGGAGCCGACGACGCCGGCGGAGGAGACGCCGTCCACGGAGACGCCCATCGCCCTCCCCGACGACATCAAGGGGAACTCCGCCGCACAGTCCACGTGCTCGAACGGGCGCGTCGACTGA
- the rlmB gene encoding 23S rRNA (guanosine(2251)-2'-O)-methyltransferase RlmB, with translation MAKPQRPGANKGNKKGPTKGTGGLGRKALEGRGPTPKAEDRAWHPAGKRKAAAERYAASGGKGKPGQRQTSGGNPNRSARAKDNTTDTEIVTGRNSVLEALRAKIPATAFYIAQRVEMDDRVKEMLSIATHRGIPVMEVTRQELDRMAGFDGVHQGVAVKVPPYEYAHPQDLLEQVIDKGEVPLFVALDGVTDPRNLGAIIRSAAAFGGHGIILPQRRSAGVNSAAWKTSAGAAARIPVALATNLTTQLKEFKKQGVFVLGLDGDGDVSLPDLQLADRPVVIVVGSEGKGLSRLVTETCDQIVSIPISAATESLNAGIATSVALYQVATVRAAKK, from the coding sequence ATGGCTAAGCCACAGCGCCCCGGCGCGAACAAGGGAAACAAGAAGGGCCCGACCAAGGGCACCGGCGGACTCGGGCGCAAGGCGCTGGAAGGCCGCGGACCGACGCCGAAGGCCGAAGACCGCGCCTGGCACCCGGCGGGCAAGCGCAAGGCCGCGGCCGAGCGCTACGCCGCATCGGGCGGCAAGGGCAAGCCCGGCCAGCGGCAGACCTCGGGCGGCAACCCCAACCGCTCCGCTCGGGCGAAGGACAACACCACCGACACCGAGATCGTCACCGGGCGCAACTCGGTGCTCGAGGCGCTGCGGGCGAAGATCCCGGCGACGGCGTTCTACATCGCGCAGCGCGTGGAGATGGACGACCGCGTCAAGGAGATGCTGTCGATCGCCACCCACCGCGGCATCCCCGTGATGGAGGTCACCCGTCAGGAGCTCGACCGCATGGCCGGGTTCGACGGCGTGCACCAGGGCGTGGCCGTCAAGGTGCCGCCCTACGAGTACGCGCACCCGCAGGACCTTCTCGAGCAGGTCATCGACAAGGGCGAGGTGCCGCTGTTCGTCGCCCTCGACGGCGTCACGGACCCGCGCAACCTCGGCGCGATCATCCGCTCCGCCGCGGCTTTCGGCGGGCACGGCATCATCCTGCCGCAGCGTCGTTCGGCGGGTGTGAACTCGGCGGCGTGGAAGACGAGCGCGGGCGCTGCGGCACGCATCCCCGTCGCCCTCGCGACGAACCTCACCACGCAGCTCAAGGAGTTCAAGAAGCAGGGCGTGTTCGTGCTGGGCCTGGACGGCGACGGCGATGTCTCGCTCCCCGACCTGCAGCTGGCCGACCGCCCCGTCGTGATCGTCGTCGGCTCGGAGGGCAAGGGGCTGTCGCGTCTGGTCACCGAGACGTGCGACCAGATCGTGTCGATCCCGATCTCTGCGGCCACCGAGTCGCTGAACGCGGGTATCGCCACCTCCGTCGCCCTGTACCAGGTGGCGACGGTCCGCGCCGCGAAGAAGTAG
- a CDS encoding NAD(P)-dependent oxidoreductase, whose translation MARIIVLGGTGYAGRHIVTEAVSRDHAVIAISRSVPTDPVAGAAYVQGSALDIASIADTFVGADAVVSALSPRGDMEDRALEALTNVVDQLAGTPTRLGVVGGAGGSLVAPGGPRLFDQDFPEEYKHEAQVGVDSLALLEATDAGLDWFFIHPAEVFGPWAEGERTGTYRDGGDVLVRDADGKSYISGADFAVAVVDEIEQGNHHRERFTVGY comes from the coding sequence ATGGCTCGCATCATCGTGCTCGGCGGGACCGGCTACGCCGGTCGTCACATCGTCACGGAGGCGGTGAGCCGTGATCATGCGGTGATCGCGATCTCCCGATCGGTGCCGACCGATCCGGTGGCGGGAGCCGCCTACGTGCAGGGCTCCGCCCTGGACATCGCGTCGATCGCCGACACCTTCGTCGGGGCGGATGCCGTGGTCTCCGCGCTCTCGCCGCGCGGAGACATGGAGGATCGTGCGCTCGAAGCGCTGACGAACGTCGTGGATCAGCTCGCAGGCACTCCCACGCGCCTCGGTGTGGTCGGCGGTGCCGGCGGGAGCCTGGTCGCCCCCGGCGGACCGCGCCTGTTCGATCAGGACTTCCCCGAGGAGTACAAGCACGAGGCGCAGGTCGGCGTCGACTCGCTCGCCCTCCTCGAGGCGACGGACGCCGGTCTCGACTGGTTCTTCATCCACCCGGCAGAGGTCTTCGGGCCCTGGGCCGAGGGGGAGCGCACCGGCACCTACCGGGACGGCGGCGACGTCCTCGTCCGGGATGCGGACGGCAAGTCCTACATCTCCGGCGCGGACTTCGCGGTCGCCGTGGTCGACGAGATCGAGCAGGGCAACCATCACCGCGAGAGGTTCACGGTCGGCTACTGA
- a CDS encoding DUF4032 domain-containing protein: MQDSLRITASKIDPGLLSLPWSTTLAKWPSEHIVSLPKGLSRHLVRFADLSGRVIAVKETTAEMAQREYDMLGNLARLDVPCVDRVAVIAGRTDADGEALPAALVTSHLRFSMPYRALFTRVLRPDTATRLVDALALLLVRLHNVGFYWGDVSLSNTLFRRDAGAFAAYLVDAETGELHEEGLTDGQRAYDLDLARTNIAGEIMDLAAGGRLEHGVDAIAIADGIVSSYRSLWAELTAQESFSAAETWRITERVERLNALGFDIDEMSMSTTADGTVVEIQPKVVDAGHHQRRLIRLTGLDVEENQARRLLNDLDEFRARSTKQWADEEMYAHEWLTRVFEPVVRAIPYELRAKLEPAEVFHQVLEHRWYLSQAQGRSVPLAEVLTSYINEVLRHRRDEATIMGPPTETMSLPVITGVTPVADDEDEDIDWRDLV, encoded by the coding sequence ATGCAGGATTCGCTGCGTATCACGGCCAGCAAGATCGACCCGGGACTCCTCTCCCTCCCCTGGTCCACCACCCTCGCGAAGTGGCCGTCCGAGCACATCGTGTCGCTGCCGAAGGGGCTCTCCCGCCACCTCGTGCGCTTCGCCGACCTCTCCGGCCGGGTCATCGCCGTGAAGGAGACCACGGCGGAGATGGCCCAGCGCGAGTACGACATGCTCGGCAACCTCGCCCGCCTCGACGTGCCCTGCGTCGATCGCGTCGCGGTGATCGCCGGACGCACGGATGCCGACGGTGAGGCCCTGCCCGCGGCCCTCGTGACCTCGCACCTGCGCTTCTCGATGCCGTATCGCGCGCTGTTCACCCGCGTGCTGCGTCCGGACACCGCCACACGACTCGTCGACGCCCTGGCGCTGCTCCTGGTGCGCCTGCACAACGTCGGCTTCTACTGGGGTGACGTCTCCCTCTCGAACACGCTCTTCCGCCGCGACGCCGGCGCCTTCGCCGCCTACCTGGTCGATGCCGAGACCGGCGAGCTCCACGAAGAGGGGCTGACCGACGGCCAGCGCGCCTACGACCTGGACCTGGCCCGCACGAACATCGCTGGCGAGATCATGGACCTTGCGGCGGGCGGCCGCCTCGAGCACGGCGTGGACGCCATCGCCATCGCCGACGGCATCGTGTCGTCGTATCGCTCGCTCTGGGCGGAGCTGACCGCCCAGGAGTCGTTCTCCGCCGCCGAGACCTGGCGCATCACGGAACGGGTCGAGCGACTCAACGCCCTGGGGTTCGACATCGACGAGATGTCCATGTCGACGACGGCGGACGGCACCGTCGTCGAGATCCAGCCCAAGGTCGTGGACGCCGGCCACCACCAGCGTCGCCTCATCCGGCTGACCGGACTGGACGTCGAGGAGAACCAGGCCCGACGGCTGCTCAACGACCTCGACGAGTTCCGGGCGCGGTCCACGAAGCAGTGGGCGGATGAGGAGATGTACGCGCACGAGTGGCTCACCCGCGTGTTCGAGCCCGTGGTGCGGGCGATCCCCTACGAGCTGCGTGCGAAGCTCGAGCCCGCCGAGGTGTTCCACCAGGTCCTGGAGCACCGCTGGTACCTGTCACAGGCGCAGGGGCGCTCGGTCCCCCTCGCGGAGGTCCTGACGAGCTACATCAACGAGGTGCTCCGCCACCGACGCGACGAGGCCACCATCATGGGTCCGCCGACGGAGACCATGAGCCTGCCCGTCATCACCGGCGTGACGCCCGTGGCGGATGACGAGGATGAGGACATCGACTGGCGGGATCTGGTCTGA
- a CDS encoding ABC transporter ATP-binding protein: MASVTFDEATRLYPGGTRPAVDKLNLEVGDGEFLVLVGPSGCGKSTSLRMLAGLEEVNAGRILIGDRDVTDVPPKDRDIAMVFQNYALYPHMTVAENMGFALKIAGVGKEERAARVLEAAKLLDLEPYLTRKPKALSGGQRQRVAMGRAIVRQPQVFLMDEPLSNLDAKLRVQTRTQIASLQRRLGVTTVYVTHDQTEALTMGDRIAVLKDGLLQQVGSPRDLYEKPNNVFVAGFIGSPAMNLFAADLADGGIRFGSEVVPLDRDTVGRANGSQVTVGVRPEDITVGPADGKGLPVVVDLVEELGADGYLYGHTEINGKRSDIVARVDGRSHPNAGETVTLAANPGHVHAFDIESGERLNDKPVVSA, translated from the coding sequence ATGGCATCTGTGACTTTCGACGAGGCCACCCGCCTTTACCCCGGCGGAACCCGTCCGGCCGTCGACAAGCTCAACCTCGAGGTCGGAGACGGCGAGTTCCTCGTCCTCGTCGGTCCCTCCGGTTGCGGTAAGTCCACGTCCCTCCGCATGCTGGCCGGCCTCGAAGAGGTCAACGCCGGTCGCATCCTCATCGGCGACCGCGACGTGACCGACGTCCCGCCGAAGGACCGCGACATCGCGATGGTCTTCCAGAACTACGCCCTGTACCCGCACATGACCGTCGCCGAGAACATGGGCTTCGCGCTCAAGATCGCCGGCGTCGGCAAGGAAGAGCGTGCCGCTCGCGTGCTCGAGGCTGCGAAGCTCCTCGACCTCGAGCCCTACCTGACCCGCAAGCCGAAGGCCCTCTCGGGTGGTCAGCGTCAGCGTGTCGCCATGGGCCGCGCGATCGTGCGTCAGCCGCAGGTGTTCCTCATGGACGAGCCGCTGTCGAACCTCGACGCGAAGCTCCGTGTGCAGACCCGTACGCAGATCGCGTCGCTGCAGCGTCGCCTCGGCGTCACCACGGTCTACGTCACGCACGACCAGACCGAGGCCCTGACCATGGGCGACCGCATCGCGGTCCTCAAGGACGGTCTGCTCCAGCAGGTCGGCTCCCCGCGTGACCTGTACGAGAAGCCGAACAACGTCTTCGTGGCCGGCTTCATCGGCTCGCCCGCGATGAACCTGTTCGCGGCCGACCTCGCCGACGGCGGCATCCGCTTCGGCTCCGAGGTCGTCCCGCTCGACCGCGACACGGTGGGCCGTGCCAACGGCAGCCAGGTCACGGTCGGCGTGCGTCCCGAGGACATCACGGTCGGACCGGCCGACGGCAAGGGCCTCCCGGTCGTCGTCGACCTCGTCGAGGAGCTCGGCGCCGACGGCTACCTCTACGGCCACACCGAGATCAACGGCAAGCGCAGCGACATCGTCGCCCGCGTCGACGGCCGCAGCCACCCGAACGCCGGCGAGACGGTCACGCTGGCCGCGAACCCGGGCCACGTGCACGCGTTCGACATCGAGTCCGGCGAGCGCCTGAACGACAAGCCGGTCGTCTCCGCCTGA